The Chlamydiales bacterium genome contains the following window.
GCAGCCGAGAGCTGCTTCTGTGAAGTTGATGGGCACTTCGAGGATGACATCGTCGCCCTCTCTCTCGAAGACCTCGTGCGGCTCAACAGTGATGAAAACATAGAGGTCGCCTGGAGGGCCGCCGCCTTCGCCTGCGTCTCCATATCCCGACATCCTGAGGCGCATCCCATTGTCGATGCCGGCAGGCACCTTAATTTTTACGCGCTGCTTCTCTTTTACCCTGCCTTCGCCCTGGCATGTTGAGCACGCTTCAGTGATCACTTTGCCGCGTCCGTAGCACTGAGAGCAGGTCGCTGCCATGCTGAAGAAGCCGCGAGACTGGTGGACTTGGCCCGACCCTTGGCAGCGAGGACATCTTTTGATCTTATCTGGGGAAGAAGCTCCATTACCATCGCAAGTCGTGCAGCTCTGGTAGGTAGTAAGTGAGACCTCTTTTTCGACGCCGCGAACGGCCTCTTCAAAAGAGATTGTTAAATTCATCTTCTTGCTAGCTCCTGCACGGCTTCCCGAATCGGGACTATCAGAATCGAAGCCGAACATAGAACCGAAGATATTGTCCGATCCGGCAGAGCCTCCAAAAGCTCCCATGAAAGTGCGAAGAGCCTCTTCCATAGAAGAGAAGCCGCCGTGACCTCCGCCGCCCATGCCAGCTGCACCTTTCAATGCATCTGCGCCGTACTGGTCGTAGATCTGACGCTTCTTCTCGTCGCTTAGTACTTCGTAAGCTTCCGAGATCTCTTTAAATTTGGCTTCAGCCTTGGGATCGTCAGGATTCTTGTCGGGGTGGTATTTGAGTGCGTTTTTACGGTAAGCTTTTTTGATCTCGTCTGGAGTTGCACCGCGCTGGACACCTAAAGTTTGATAGAAATCTGTCATAAAATCTCTCTATAAGTGTACCGAATTTAGCATGCCCAGCGAGTTTTTTTCAATAGAACATTTAGCACAAGAAAAAGGTGAGTGCTAACGCCGAAAGAGTAGCCCGAATTAGGGCTACATCATGCGAGGAGGACCGGACTTGATCTTCTTATACTTAAGAGCAGCTTTTGACTTAGCACGGCTTTTTACCGAAGGCTTGTCGTAGAAGCGATGAGCTTTAGCAGCTTTCATCACGCCTTCTTTATCAAGTTTTTTCTTGAGAACGCGAAGGGCTTTGTCGAGTGGTTCGCCTGGACGTAGTTTGACACTTGTCATGAGTCGTAAAACCTAACTGTTATAAAATTGCTCTACCATCCTAACTCAGCCCAAGGATATCGATCAATTAAAAATCAGAGGATTGAAATAGAGTAGATCGGTCCCTTCTTCGGAGTCATACTCTTTTTTTTGCCATTTTGCATGGATGTAGGGGGCAAGAGAGGCGAGGTGAAGGGTGGGTTTAATGTGTTTTGCGCACAGGTTTAAATCGCTTTCGCAGATGACAAAGGAGACCCCTTCGAGTTCGGAGGCGAGCGCAGAAGCAGGGACATACTTGTGGGGAAAGATCGAATAAAGAGAGCCGCCCCTCTTTTCTCCCAAGATGGTGAAGTAGTCTCCGCCTTTTCTTTCGAGAAGGCTGGCAAAGGTCCCCTCTTCAAAAGAGAGGAAGGCGAGAGGAGAAGAGAAGCTGATGATTGGAATGTTAAGAGCGAAACTTAAAGTTTTTGCAATCGTTGCGCCCACGCGCGTTCCGGTGTAGGAGCCGGGTCCAATCCCCAGTCCGATATAGGTCAGCTGGCGCAGATCGAGATCGCATTCGCGAATGAGATCTTGGATGGAGAGAAAAATAATTTTTGAGAGAGTGCTATCTCCTGCAAGAGGGCGCTGAGCGATGAGCTCTCCATTTTTGCAGAGGGCAATACCTGCGGATTTTGAGCTTGTTTCAATGAGAATAGCTGTCATAAGTTTGCATAGGATAGCAGAGAGAGGGAAAAATCGGAAGAAGCGATCCTTGCGGCTTTTTGAATAAGGTGGTAAATTTTTACGCCTATACTAGTGGGGAAAAATATTTTGAACTACGAAGAGAACAAAGACTCGTTCAACGAAGAGGAGTCTATCGTCGAGACTGTCAAAGAGTCGATCAAAGAAGATCAGCAGCGAGAGAAGGCGGAATCCGACTCTCCCGAGCAGGTCTTTGTCATTCCTCTGAATAGGCGCCCTTTTTTCCCTGGCATGGCAGCGCCTCTTGTAATCGAACCCGGCGCCTACTATGAGATTCTCAAGACAGTAGCCAAATCTAAACACAAGTGCATGGGTCTCTTTCTAACGAAGAAAGAGGATGTAAACATCTACAAGATCGGTTTCGACGATCTCTACTCGGTGGGTGTGCTTGCGCGTATCCTGCGCATTATTCCAATGGAGCAGGGCGGAGCTCAAGTCGTTCTCAACATGGAGAAGCGGATCAGCATCGCAAAGCCGCTCAAGGGAAAGAATTTAAGAGCGCAGGTCTCCTATCACGAGGAGGTCTCTGGCAAGCTCTCGAAAGAGCTCAAGGCCTACTCGATCAGCATCATCACGACAATCAAAGAGCTTCTTAAACTCAACCCTCTCTTCAAAGAGGAGCTTCAGATCTTTCTCGGACACTCCGACTTCACCGAGCCCGGTAAGCTTGCAGATTTTGCAGTTGCACTCACAACAGCCAGCAGAGAGGAGCTGCAAGAGGTTCTTGAAACGTTCGATCTTCAAGGCAGAATTGATAAAGCGCTCGTTCTTCTGAAGAAGGAGCTCGACCTCAGCAAGCTGCAGAATAGCATCAACCAGAAGATCGAATCTTCGATTTCTAAGACGCAGCGCGAATTCTTTTTAAGAGAGCAGCTAAAGACGATTAAAAAGGAGCTGGGTCTAGAGAAGGATGATAAGACGTGCGACATCGAGAAGTTCGAAGGACGCTTGAAAAAGCGCACAGTTCCCACAGATGTCATGACGGTGATCAAGGATGAGCTTGAAAAGTTAAACGTTCTTGAAGTGCAATCGGCCGAGTATGCCGTCTGCAGAAACTATCTAGATTGGCTCACGATTATCCCTTGGGGCATCTATAGCGAAGAGCATCACAACCTGAGGATGGCGAAGAAGGTGCTTGAAGAGGACCATTACGGCCTCAACGACATCAAAGAGCGCATCCTCGAGTTCATCAGCGTAGGGAAGCTCAGCGGTGGAGTGAAGGGGAGTATCATTGGCCTTGTCGGACCTCCAGGGGTGGGAAAGACGAGCATTGGCAAGAGCATCGCACGCGCATTAAATCGCCAGTTCTACCGATTCTCGGTAGGAGGCATGCGCGACGAGGCGGAGATCAAAGGGCACCGACGTACCTACATCGGGGCGATGCCCGGAAAGCTCATTCAAGCGCTGAAGTTCACTCAAGCGATGAATCCGATCATCATGCTCGACGAGGTGGATAAGATGGGCTCAAGCTACCATGGAGATCCAGCCTCTGCACTTCTCGAAGTATTGGATCCGGAACAGAACAAGGACTTTTTAGACCACTACCTCGACGTCCGATGCGATCTTTCAAACGTCCTCTTTCTTGTGACAGCGAACGTTCTGGATACGATTCCAGATCCGCTGAGAGACCGCATGGATGTGCTCAGACTGTCCGGGTACATTCTTGAAGAGAAGGTTGAGATCGCTAAAAAATATCTCATTCCACGCAATCGTAAAGCGATGGGCTTAAAAGTATCTGACGCTGAGTTTACGAGAGGAGTTCTGAAGCAGATCATCAATGGATACGCACGCGAAGCTGGAGTGAGAAACTTAGAGAACAATCTCAAGAAGATCTTGCGCAAGGTCGCTGTAAAAATCGTTAAAGAGCTTGAGAGAAAGAAGTCAAAAACAGCCAAGAAAGTAGGTCATAACCATCAGATCACAGAAGGCAATCTCAAAGATTACCTCGGAAAACCGATCTTTACTTCTGATCGCTTTTATGCGAAGACTCCAGTAGGGGTCTGCATGGGACTCGCATGGACCTCTCATGGAGGTGCAACGCTCTATGTCGAAACGATAAAAGTCCCTGCCGAGAAGGTGGAGATGAAGCTGACGGGTCAAGCTGGAGATGTGATGAAAGAGTCTGCACAGATCGCCTGGTCCTATCTGAGTAGTCAGGTGAAAAAATATGCGCCTGAGGTCACCTTTTTTGAGAAGTGTCAGGTGCATGTGCACATTCCCGAAGGCGCAACACCAAAAGATGGGCCATCTGCGGGCATTACCATGGTAACGGCGCTCCTGTCGCTACTCAAAGGCGTTCCTGCAAGGCAGAACTTGGGGATGACTGGAGAGGTAACTTTGACTGGAAAGGTGCTTCCAATCGGCGGCTTGAAAGAGAAACTGATTGCAGCGCGAAGATCCCAGGTTGAAGTCCTGATCTTCCCAAAGGACAATGCGAGGGATTACGATGAGCTTCCAGCCTACTTGAAGAAGGGGCTCAAGGTCCACTTTGTTGAACATTATGATGAGGTCTTCCGTGTCGCATTCCCCTGATTCGATGACAGCTTCAACTCCTTATGCAGAGTTCTACTTAAGTAAAGTAATTGCTCCGGATGAGCTCTCTGCAAAGGCGGAGGAGATCAGAAGTAGTGGAAAGACCATTGCGACACTGAACGGCTCTTTTGATCTTCTGCATGCTGGCCACCTGGAGATGATCTTTCAAGCTTCTCAGCAAGCGGACGTTCTTATCGTCGCATTAAATAGCGATGCATCGATTAAGCAGTACAAGAGTCCCGACCGTCCTATCATTCCTCTTGAATACCGCCTGCGCATGATGGCAGCGCTCGGATTCGTAACTTACGTCACCTGGTTTGAAGAGACAGACCCTAGAGCTCTCCTCTCAAAAATCCGTCCGCACGTTCATGTGAATGGGGCCGAGTATGGCGCGCAGTGCATCGAAGCAGAGACTGTGCTCTCTCATGGCGGACGCGTGCACATCGTCGACCTGGTTCCGGGCCTTTCAACCTCTACGATCATTGCAAAGATTCTGAAGAAAGAGGCTCCATGCGCTTAATTGGCACTTTCGGTGAAGAGAAGGAGGCTCACCTCTTCTGCGACTTTTTAGCAAATAAAGAGGGGATCGCCTGCTCTTACGAGGCCTACTCAGATACCGAGAGTGGAAAGCACGCTGTGCGCGTCTGGATAGAAGATGATGAGCAGTTTGCCGCTGCAACCGCCTGGTATGAGCGGTTCAAAAAATCGCCTGAAGACTTTCTTATTGGCGAAGAGGCTCCCATTGCAGCAGTCCACCCGGTTGTTGAGGAGATCGCTCCCGAAGTGCCTCTCAAACAGAAGCGCTTCCACATTCGCGTCCTGTTGAGGCCAAAAGTGCCTTTTGCAATGAGTATGACCAACCTCTTTCTTTCAATCTGCGTCTTCTTCTTTTTCTGGAGTGGATTTCAAGCGCGCGTAATGGAGAAGGAGCAGGGGCCAATCCCTCTTGAAATCGGCGTCTTCACACCGATCTACCGCACGATGATGTTCGACTACCCTTGCGCTTTCCAGGCTCTTGAAGACGTATTAAAATCGATCCCCTTGCAATCTGTAAAGTCGCTAAAAGACCTGCCTGTGAGTGAGCAGAGAGAGATAAGAGAGGTTCAAAGGATTCCCTACTGGACAGGCTTTTATGATCTTCTCACAAAAAAGATACGAGGTGAAGAGATACCGGACTCCCTGCCTCCTCTTTTTGAGAAGATTCGCCAGGGAGAGTTCTGGCGCATGTTTTCTCCCTGTCTTCTCCACGGCGGATTTCTTCATATTTTATTTAACATGATCTGGCTCTGGATACTGGGCAGGCAGATTGAGGAGCGCACCGGCCGGTGGCATATGCTCATCCTTATTCTGATTACAGGGACCGTTTCAAATATCGCTCAATACCTCATGGGAGGACCCTTCTTTTTAGGCTTCTCGGGGGTCGTTGTGGGTCTTGCGGGCTTTATCTGGACGCGTCAGAAGATCGCCCCATGGGAGGGATACCCTCTTCAGAGAACCACCGTCTTCTTCTTGTTGATCTTTGTGATCGCAATGTGCGCGCTTGAGACCTTCTCTTTTGTCATGGAGCTCTTCCTCCACTCGCCCTTCTCTGCAAATATTGCCAACACGGCACACGTTGTGGGAGGAGCTGCGGGACTTCTTCTCGGCAGGCTGCCCTTTTTCTCTAGAGAGGCCGCATGAGTATTCGCGACCTAACAATTTTGGGCTGTTCAAGCCAGCAGCCGACGAGAAGGCGCAACCATGGAGCCTACCTCGTCAGATGGAATGATGAGGGTTTTCTATTCGACCCGGGCGAGGGGACTCAGAGGCAGTTCATTTTTGCCAATATTGCGCCTCCTACAGTCACGCGTATCTTCATCAGCCACTTTCATGGAGACCACTGCCTTGGCCTCGGTTCGATGCTCATGCGCCTAAATCTGGACAAGGTAACACACCCAATCCACTGCTACTATCCCGCTAGCGGGAAGGCCTACTTCGACAGGCTTCGCTACTGCTGCATCTACCACGAGATGATCACTGTGATCGAGCACCCTGTGAATGAAGAAGGGGTGGTTCATGACGATGGAAAGTTCTGCATCGAAGCTAAGTTTCTGCAGCACGGCGTCGAGAGCATTGGATGGAGAGTCACCGAGCGCAATACACGTAAGTTTGACAGAGAGAAGTTAGAAGCGCTTGGAGTGCACGGACCTCTCGTTAGAGAGATAGAGAGAGAAGGAAAAGTAACTATTGGTGGAAGCCTTGTTACCCTCGATGAGGTTAGCCAGGTGCGTAAGGGCGACTCTATTGCTGTTGTGATCGACACAGCATTCTGCCAAGAGGCGATCGACATCGCAAAAGGCGCCAAAATTCTTCTGTGCGAGAGCACCTACCTCGAGAGCCACCACGACCTCGCCGCCAAGCACAACCACCTCACAGCCAAACAGGCCGCTGAGATCGCAAAGAAAGCCGGTGTGAATCAGCTGATTCTCACCCACTTTTCCGCTCGCTACCAGGAGCTCGACGCATTCGCCTCCGAAGCGCGCACCATCTTCCCCAACACCTTCGTCGCCGAAGACTTCAAAAACTTCCCCTTCCCCAAATAATCAAAAGAGAGAAGATCCGCCCGGGCGGGCTCTTCTTAGGAGTAGTGGTAGGTGAGCTCGTCGTTCTTGTGGGGGCCGATGATTCTCCAGTGGAGCTGGATGGCATTTGGGCTCCAGACGATATTTCCGAGGTAGCAGTCGCCTGAGCAGAGGTGCGCATCGACCGACTCGAGCAGGAAGGGCTCTGTGGGAGCAAGGTGGAGCAGAAATACGGGGTGGGTGGCTCCATAGCGGAGGTGTTCTAGGGTGATGAGTGAGGCGCTCAGGTCGAGCGTCCAGCGGAAGCTGCTGCTGAAAGCCGTGGTAGGAATCTGATCGACGAGCCAGTATCCCTTCTCCTGAAAAACGAGGGTATTTGACGTGGGAGAGTTTACAACCACCTCCGCCTTGCCGACCTTTACCGACTGCTCCTCTCCATGGCGAGCTTTTGCTGAAAATGAGAGCAGATGCACAGATGTTAGCTTTTGCCAGAAGGCTGAGAGCTCGCTTCGTCTATCCCTCTCTCTCTTTCCCTCCTCTTCAAGGCGAAGTCTCGGCTTATGAATGAAGCAGTACCTCTTCTTTTCGAGGGAGGGGAGCAGCGTGTACGCCTTTTTAAGTAGCATCTCAAGTTCAGGGCGGATGGGGCAGGCTGCATTTAACTGGAAGATGCGCGTCTTTCCCTCATAGTAGCTGCTGACGATTCCCTCTTTTTCTAAACGGAGAAGCGCCTTCTGAATCGGTGTGAGTGGAACTCCCAAAAGAGATTGTAGCTGGGTGCCATAACACCTCTCATTCACGAAGAGAAATAGAAGAATTCTCTCGACGTTTCGGTTTCCAAAGAGGGCTTTAAGCATAAAAATCACCTCGTTTTAAGGTTATAAAACCCCATCCATTTGCGCTTGCTTCCACAAGAAACAGCTTCTGTTTTCTTCTTTATAAACTAGAAAGTAGTTTAAAAAGCGTGTTTTGTCCAGTTGCAACAGTAGCAGTCGGGGGTATAATGGCTGAAAATGATTAAAAAGTGGTGGTTTTTATGGAATTTTTGGCAATAAAGCAGAAAAAAGAGGTGTTTTTTCAACTTGTTAAACATCCTCTTCTGCAGATTTTTTATGGTTCATGTCTCATCGGCATCTGCGCTCAGATCTCTATTCCGCTCTACTTTACTCCCGTTCCGTTTACCGGACAGACTTGCGGGGTGATTCTCGTTGCTACACTTCTCGGTAGATCTAAGGGAGCACTTGCTGCGCTCCTCTATCTGATGGAGGGTGCGGCTGGAGTGCCGGTATTTGCGGGAGGTCGTGCGGGCATCCAGATCTTTTTTGGCACAACGGGCGGCTACCTGCTCGCCTACCCTGTGCAAGCCTATCTCATCGGGTGGGTGGTGCAAAGATATCAGAGTGGATTTGTGCGAGTTACCGGAGTCTCTCTCATCTGCCTTATGCAGCTTGCAGTCGGCTCTCTCTGGCTCGCGGGTTTTGTGGGCTTGAGTAGCGCGCTTGCCATGGGATTCTACCCATTTATATCAGTGGAACTAGCAAAAGTATTT
Protein-coding sequences here:
- the dnaJ gene encoding molecular chaperone DnaJ → MTDFYQTLGVQRGATPDEIKKAYRKNALKYHPDKNPDDPKAEAKFKEISEAYEVLSDEKKRQIYDQYGADALKGAAGMGGGGHGGFSSMEEALRTFMGAFGGSAGSDNIFGSMFGFDSDSPDSGSRAGASKKMNLTISFEEAVRGVEKEVSLTTYQSCTTCDGNGASSPDKIKRCPRCQGSGQVHQSRGFFSMAATCSQCYGRGKVITEACSTCQGEGRVKEKQRVKIKVPAGIDNGMRLRMSGYGDAGEGGGPPGDLYVFITVEPHEVFEREGDDVILEVPINFTEAALGCKKEIPSPLGKSCRITIPEGTQSGKVLRVKNEGIPNVHGQGRGDLLTKIIVETPVRLTEKQKDLLKTFGELEKENNSPRKQGFLDKITGFFS
- a CDS encoding 30S ribosomal protein S21, with amino-acid sequence MTSVKLRPGEPLDKALRVLKKKLDKEGVMKAAKAHRFYDKPSVKSRAKSKAALKYKKIKSGPPRMM
- the tsaB gene encoding tRNA (adenosine(37)-N6)-threonylcarbamoyltransferase complex dimerization subunit type 1 TsaB, which encodes MTAILIETSSKSAGIALCKNGELIAQRPLAGDSTLSKIIFLSIQDLIRECDLDLRQLTYIGLGIGPGSYTGTRVGATIAKTLSFALNIPIISFSSPLAFLSFEEGTFASLLERKGGDYFTILGEKRGGSLYSIFPHKYVPASALASELEGVSFVICESDLNLCAKHIKPTLHLASLAPYIHAKWQKKEYDSEEGTDLLYFNPLIFN
- the lon gene encoding endopeptidase La; this encodes MLNYEENKDSFNEEESIVETVKESIKEDQQREKAESDSPEQVFVIPLNRRPFFPGMAAPLVIEPGAYYEILKTVAKSKHKCMGLFLTKKEDVNIYKIGFDDLYSVGVLARILRIIPMEQGGAQVVLNMEKRISIAKPLKGKNLRAQVSYHEEVSGKLSKELKAYSISIITTIKELLKLNPLFKEELQIFLGHSDFTEPGKLADFAVALTTASREELQEVLETFDLQGRIDKALVLLKKELDLSKLQNSINQKIESSISKTQREFFLREQLKTIKKELGLEKDDKTCDIEKFEGRLKKRTVPTDVMTVIKDELEKLNVLEVQSAEYAVCRNYLDWLTIIPWGIYSEEHHNLRMAKKVLEEDHYGLNDIKERILEFISVGKLSGGVKGSIIGLVGPPGVGKTSIGKSIARALNRQFYRFSVGGMRDEAEIKGHRRTYIGAMPGKLIQALKFTQAMNPIIMLDEVDKMGSSYHGDPASALLEVLDPEQNKDFLDHYLDVRCDLSNVLFLVTANVLDTIPDPLRDRMDVLRLSGYILEEKVEIAKKYLIPRNRKAMGLKVSDAEFTRGVLKQIINGYAREAGVRNLENNLKKILRKVAVKIVKELERKKSKTAKKVGHNHQITEGNLKDYLGKPIFTSDRFYAKTPVGVCMGLAWTSHGGATLYVETIKVPAEKVEMKLTGQAGDVMKESAQIAWSYLSSQVKKYAPEVTFFEKCQVHVHIPEGATPKDGPSAGITMVTALLSLLKGVPARQNLGMTGEVTLTGKVLPIGGLKEKLIAARRSQVEVLIFPKDNARDYDELPAYLKKGLKVHFVEHYDEVFRVAFP
- a CDS encoding adenylyltransferase/cytidyltransferase family protein, which codes for MTASTPYAEFYLSKVIAPDELSAKAEEIRSSGKTIATLNGSFDLLHAGHLEMIFQASQQADVLIVALNSDASIKQYKSPDRPIIPLEYRLRMMAALGFVTYVTWFEETDPRALLSKIRPHVHVNGAEYGAQCIEAETVLSHGGRVHIVDLVPGLSTSTIIAKILKKEAPCA
- a CDS encoding rhomboid family intramembrane serine protease; the encoded protein is MRLIGTFGEEKEAHLFCDFLANKEGIACSYEAYSDTESGKHAVRVWIEDDEQFAAATAWYERFKKSPEDFLIGEEAPIAAVHPVVEEIAPEVPLKQKRFHIRVLLRPKVPFAMSMTNLFLSICVFFFFWSGFQARVMEKEQGPIPLEIGVFTPIYRTMMFDYPCAFQALEDVLKSIPLQSVKSLKDLPVSEQREIREVQRIPYWTGFYDLLTKKIRGEEIPDSLPPLFEKIRQGEFWRMFSPCLLHGGFLHILFNMIWLWILGRQIEERTGRWHMLILILITGTVSNIAQYLMGGPFFLGFSGVVVGLAGFIWTRQKIAPWEGYPLQRTTVFFLLIFVIAMCALETFSFVMELFLHSPFSANIANTAHVVGGAAGLLLGRLPFFSREAA
- a CDS encoding ribonuclease Z; protein product: MSIRDLTILGCSSQQPTRRRNHGAYLVRWNDEGFLFDPGEGTQRQFIFANIAPPTVTRIFISHFHGDHCLGLGSMLMRLNLDKVTHPIHCYYPASGKAYFDRLRYCCIYHEMITVIEHPVNEEGVVHDDGKFCIEAKFLQHGVESIGWRVTERNTRKFDREKLEALGVHGPLVREIEREGKVTIGGSLVTLDEVSQVRKGDSIAVVIDTAFCQEAIDIAKGAKILLCESTYLESHHDLAAKHNHLTAKQAAEIAKKAGVNQLILTHFSARYQELDAFASEARTIFPNTFVAEDFKNFPFPK
- a CDS encoding winged helix-turn-helix transcriptional regulator; this translates as MLKALFGNRNVERILLFLFVNERCYGTQLQSLLGVPLTPIQKALLRLEKEGIVSSYYEGKTRIFQLNAACPIRPELEMLLKKAYTLLPSLEKKRYCFIHKPRLRLEEEGKRERDRRSELSAFWQKLTSVHLLSFSAKARHGEEQSVKVGKAEVVVNSPTSNTLVFQEKGYWLVDQIPTTAFSSSFRWTLDLSASLITLEHLRYGATHPVFLLHLAPTEPFLLESVDAHLCSGDCYLGNIVWSPNAIQLHWRIIGPHKNDELTYHYS
- a CDS encoding biotin transporter BioY, whose translation is MEFLAIKQKKEVFFQLVKHPLLQIFYGSCLIGICAQISIPLYFTPVPFTGQTCGVILVATLLGRSKGALAALLYLMEGAAGVPVFAGGRAGIQIFFGTTGGYLLAYPVQAYLIGWVVQRYQSGFVRVTGVSLICLMQLAVGSLWLAGFVGLSSALAMGFYPFISVELAKVFLIIGLKKGE